A single genomic interval of Arthrobacter sp. NicSoilB8 harbors:
- a CDS encoding GAF and ANTAR domain-containing protein: MAMMGRAVRVSAAFVKIADSLVADYDVLDLLHTLVDESVGVLDAAAAGLVLVDPAGDLQVMASTSEESQLVEVLQLEAGAGPCVDCYRSGAVVAIDDIAAEASRWPLFQSSALSQGFRSLHAVPMRLRSRTIGALNLFGQETGPLSAEDAAIAQAFADVATITLLQERAARENALINEQLKHALNSRILIEQAKGVIAHTSNVDMNEAFVLLRAYARAHNQTLYDTAERIINRRITI; this comes from the coding sequence ATGGCGATGATGGGCCGTGCCGTTCGTGTGAGCGCCGCTTTCGTCAAGATTGCGGACTCCCTTGTGGCGGACTACGACGTCTTGGACCTCCTGCACACCCTGGTGGATGAATCAGTGGGCGTTCTTGACGCCGCTGCGGCCGGACTCGTGCTTGTCGATCCGGCCGGAGACCTTCAGGTGATGGCCTCCACGAGCGAGGAAAGCCAGCTGGTCGAAGTGCTCCAACTCGAGGCCGGTGCGGGGCCGTGTGTGGACTGCTACCGTTCTGGAGCTGTTGTAGCCATCGATGACATAGCGGCCGAAGCCTCACGGTGGCCTCTCTTCCAGTCTTCTGCCCTGTCTCAGGGTTTCCGGTCCCTGCACGCCGTCCCGATGCGCCTGCGCAGCCGGACCATCGGTGCCCTGAATCTCTTTGGCCAAGAGACCGGCCCCCTCAGTGCCGAGGACGCCGCAATAGCCCAGGCGTTCGCGGACGTGGCAACCATCACTCTCCTGCAGGAACGCGCGGCGCGGGAAAACGCCCTGATCAACGAACAGCTCAAGCACGCCCTCAACAGCCGCATCCTGATCGAACAGGCCAAGGGCGTGATCGCCCACACCTCGAATGTCGACATGAACGAGGCGTTCGTGCTGCTCCGCGCCTACGCCCGCGCCCACAACCAGACCCTCTACGACACCGCGGAAAGAATCATCAACCGCAGAATCACCATCTAG
- a CDS encoding GAF and ANTAR domain-containing protein: protein MADGTGSGAGSMAEGLDASLCKGFLESLTISGAAISVFSGLSPATIVCASDAVAARIDELQFDLGEGPRWEALISRRPVLLPDVRRGPHTVWPVFAESLLELHVGALFVFPLMLGALDVGVAELYRSEPGPLSPAEHSTAAQLADAATWLLLRQLLTLTPADGADAPADDSPLSRREIHQATGMVLAQAGTSARDALLLMRAYAFAQGRTVREVARDVVSRSLDFTPEGD, encoded by the coding sequence ATGGCTGACGGCACGGGCTCGGGCGCAGGTTCAATGGCGGAAGGGCTGGATGCCAGTCTGTGCAAGGGATTTCTTGAGTCGCTGACGATCTCCGGCGCCGCGATTTCAGTGTTTTCCGGCCTGTCACCCGCGACGATCGTGTGCGCCAGCGACGCGGTGGCGGCCCGAATCGATGAGTTGCAGTTCGACCTCGGCGAAGGGCCGCGCTGGGAGGCTCTGATATCCCGCAGGCCTGTGCTTCTTCCCGACGTGCGGCGGGGGCCACACACCGTGTGGCCGGTCTTTGCCGAATCCTTGTTGGAACTGCACGTTGGAGCCCTTTTCGTCTTCCCGCTCATGCTCGGTGCCCTGGACGTCGGCGTGGCAGAGCTTTACAGGTCAGAACCCGGCCCGCTCAGCCCGGCGGAGCACTCTACGGCCGCACAACTCGCCGACGCCGCGACCTGGCTGTTGCTGCGCCAGCTCCTGACCCTTACCCCGGCGGACGGAGCCGACGCCCCGGCGGATGACTCCCCGCTGTCCCGGCGCGAGATCCACCAGGCCACAGGGATGGTTCTGGCACAGGCGGGTACTTCGGCACGGGACGCACTCCTGCTGATGCGGGCGTACGCATTCGCCCAGGGCCGTACCGTCCGGGAGGTCGCCCGGGATGTGGTCAGCAGGAGCCTTGACTTCACCCCTGAGGGCGACTGA
- a CDS encoding DivIVA domain-containing protein, protein MSTASPEDRISPSDIRNASFEVIDRGYDQHAVHEFLRAVAEQLEADQRQPGAVSPAAKDEMVKVITQAQILAEKFVAEAEQYSKDLVASARAQYGEILRRAEDSVATRQAVPAPEATADGYISPIQEIEYVRTYTKVAQVQLRAVIDALAEQVDRLGDLPVARTDRRNENG, encoded by the coding sequence ATGAGCACCGCTAGCCCAGAAGACCGCATCAGCCCTTCCGACATCCGCAACGCTTCGTTCGAGGTGATTGACCGCGGGTATGACCAGCATGCCGTCCACGAGTTCCTTCGGGCTGTTGCCGAGCAACTCGAGGCGGACCAGCGCCAGCCGGGCGCGGTAAGCCCCGCAGCGAAAGACGAGATGGTCAAGGTCATCACACAGGCGCAGATCCTCGCGGAGAAGTTTGTGGCCGAGGCCGAGCAGTACTCGAAGGACCTCGTAGCCAGCGCCCGCGCCCAGTACGGCGAGATCCTGCGCCGTGCCGAGGATTCCGTGGCCACGCGCCAGGCTGTTCCGGCCCCGGAGGCCACGGCGGACGGCTACATCAGCCCCATTCAGGAGATCGAGTACGTCCGCACCTACACCAAAGTGGCCCAGGTCCAGCTCCGCGCCGTGATCGACGCCCTCGCCGAACAGGTGGACCGGCTCGGCGACCTCCCCGTGGCCCGCACTGACCGCCGCAACGAGAACGGCTAG
- a CDS encoding dihydrofolate reductase family protein: MPDTTCHMSISLDGFVAGPDQSRENPLGKRGLELHRWHIGDPRANGADKVANEWLMRPRGAYVMGRNMFGPIRGDWDEEWTGWWGAEPPYHAPVFVLTHHRHDPIQLDGGTTFHFVTEGFDAAYSAARQAAGDNGVDIAGGASTVRQALIASVIDELTLDIAPVLLGSGERLFDGVESFGFEPAEVLHSPLATHIRYRRVS; this comes from the coding sequence ATGCCGGACACCACCTGCCACATGTCGATCTCCCTGGACGGCTTCGTCGCCGGGCCGGACCAGAGCCGCGAGAACCCCCTGGGCAAGCGAGGGCTGGAGCTGCACCGCTGGCACATTGGCGACCCGCGGGCCAACGGCGCCGACAAGGTCGCGAACGAGTGGCTCATGCGCCCGCGGGGCGCGTACGTGATGGGTCGGAACATGTTCGGCCCGATCCGCGGGGACTGGGATGAGGAATGGACCGGGTGGTGGGGAGCCGAACCGCCGTACCACGCGCCTGTGTTCGTGCTGACCCACCACAGACATGACCCAATCCAGTTGGACGGCGGGACGACCTTCCACTTCGTCACCGAGGGCTTCGACGCGGCCTACTCCGCAGCGCGCCAGGCCGCCGGGGACAACGGTGTGGACATCGCCGGTGGGGCCTCGACCGTCAGGCAAGCATTGATCGCCAGCGTGATCGACGAGCTCACCCTCGACATCGCACCGGTCCTGCTCGGTTCGGGCGAGCGTCTCTTCGACGGGGTTGAATCCTTCGGCTTCGAGCCCGCCGAGGTGCTTCACTCACCCTTGGCCACCCACATCCGATATCGCCGCGTCAGCTAA
- a CDS encoding GAF domain-containing SpoIIE family protein phosphatase, with the protein MQIDEAPTITEQDRIAALHRLKLMDTPAEERFDRITRAARELFGVPLAAVNLVDSDHLFVKSPQGLARSVVPREETFCDATITSPDILVVPDATADRRFAALPDVVGIRGVRFYAGRPLSAEPGSRVGTLCLFNTRPRELSAIELRHLDELGTWAEAEIRDSADRDRARATQQALLPAAGPAGSDYVVAGICLPKADVGGDFYSWEESEGRVCLAIADVMGKGTAAALMAATVRSAIHSTGSQHPGTILDIASGRLARDLDRTSTFATAFLGTLDTVTGQLQYADAGHGLTMIVSPDGSHRRLHGSGLPLGIGEPGSWTTCRTVMGPGDTLASFTDGVLDLYGGTLTALDKLADLIRDTHPSDVTKALRDLHVRTALEDDLTAILLRRGSAPV; encoded by the coding sequence GTGCAAATCGACGAGGCACCAACCATCACCGAACAGGACCGGATCGCGGCTTTGCACCGTCTTAAGCTCATGGATACACCCGCGGAGGAGCGGTTCGACCGGATCACCAGGGCCGCGCGGGAGTTGTTCGGCGTCCCGCTGGCCGCAGTCAATCTTGTGGACTCCGACCACCTGTTCGTGAAGTCGCCCCAGGGCCTGGCACGGTCGGTAGTTCCCCGCGAGGAGACTTTCTGCGACGCCACTATCACGTCGCCCGACATCCTCGTGGTACCCGATGCGACGGCCGACCGCCGCTTTGCGGCACTGCCTGATGTTGTCGGTATCCGCGGTGTCCGCTTTTACGCCGGGCGTCCTCTCAGTGCCGAGCCCGGGAGCCGGGTCGGGACCCTGTGCCTTTTCAACACCCGACCGCGCGAGCTCTCCGCCATCGAACTCCGGCACTTGGATGAACTCGGAACATGGGCCGAAGCCGAGATCCGGGATTCCGCAGACCGGGACCGGGCTCGGGCCACCCAACAGGCCCTGCTTCCCGCCGCAGGGCCCGCCGGTTCCGACTACGTGGTCGCAGGGATCTGCCTTCCAAAAGCCGACGTCGGCGGGGACTTCTATTCATGGGAGGAATCCGAGGGAAGAGTGTGCCTGGCTATTGCTGACGTGATGGGAAAGGGCACAGCTGCCGCCCTCATGGCCGCCACTGTCCGGAGCGCCATCCACAGCACCGGCAGTCAGCACCCCGGCACCATCCTGGACATTGCCAGCGGCCGACTCGCCCGCGATCTCGACCGTACCTCCACCTTCGCCACGGCTTTTCTGGGCACCCTGGACACGGTCACCGGGCAGCTCCAGTACGCCGACGCCGGGCATGGGCTGACCATGATCGTCTCCCCGGACGGTTCCCACCGCCGCCTTCACGGCAGCGGCCTGCCTCTGGGTATCGGCGAACCAGGGTCCTGGACAACCTGTAGAACGGTGATGGGGCCCGGGGACACGCTGGCAAGCTTCACCGACGGAGTCCTGGATCTTTACGGCGGAACACTGACTGCCCTCGATAAGCTCGCTGACCTCATCAGGGACACGCATCCGTCAGACGTGACCAAAGCTCTCAGGGACCTGCATGTGCGGACTGCATTGGAGGACGATCTCACCGCCATCCTGCTGCGACGCGGCAGCGCGCCCGTCTGA
- a CDS encoding GAF and ANTAR domain-containing protein, with the protein MPHKMPRNELMLVLARIKGLLLTAEKVDRALQLFTAGVHETFPGSTGASVSPFDEQGRGSSTAATDPLVLLADEAQYKLEQGPCPTARDTQRTVLIHDVATDDRWPLWTQAMDGHPVRSVISVPLMSGTYDETTALALEKLAAPAALLLAHIQTPETPRRFSKPFTAALTSRDSIIRAQGILMERDGLSPNASLQKLLRLARTSTQPMTVICTEIIAGGRRSSRDGN; encoded by the coding sequence GTGCCGCACAAAATGCCCCGCAATGAACTCATGCTCGTCCTGGCCCGCATCAAAGGCCTTCTCCTCACCGCAGAGAAAGTCGACCGGGCACTGCAACTGTTCACCGCCGGCGTCCATGAGACATTCCCCGGAAGCACCGGCGCCAGTGTGTCGCCTTTCGACGAACAAGGCCGCGGGAGCAGCACCGCAGCCACCGACCCGCTCGTGCTCCTGGCCGATGAGGCCCAATACAAACTCGAACAAGGACCGTGCCCCACGGCAAGGGACACTCAACGAACAGTCCTGATCCACGACGTCGCCACTGATGACCGTTGGCCCCTATGGACTCAGGCGATGGACGGCCACCCCGTACGGTCAGTAATCAGCGTGCCGCTCATGTCCGGGACATATGACGAAACAACCGCATTGGCCCTCGAAAAGCTTGCCGCTCCCGCAGCCCTGCTCCTCGCTCACATTCAAACACCCGAAACACCCCGCCGATTCAGCAAACCTTTCACCGCGGCACTCACCAGCAGGGACAGCATCATCCGCGCCCAAGGAATACTCATGGAACGCGACGGGCTGAGCCCGAATGCCTCCCTCCAAAAACTCCTCCGCTTAGCCCGCACATCCACGCAGCCGATGACTGTCATCTGCACCGAGATCATCGCCGGGGGACGGCGCAGCAGCCGCGACGGGAACTGA
- a CDS encoding FAD-binding oxidoreductase: MTTTQTGPTRIGEATIAEFAVGLRGTVVRPGDADYDHERSIWNGAHDRRPTLIARCAGVADVIRTVDLARSEGLPLSVRGGGHSIPGFSTVDDGIVLDLSLMKGVQVDPARRRVAAQAGCTWKDVDAETQQFGLAVTGGLVSSTGIAGFTTGGGIGWLVRKHGLASDNMVGADVVTADGQFIHASADENPDLFWGLRGGGGNFGVVTSFDYQLHEVGPIVLSGLVFYPAEEAEQVWRGYRAACAAAPDELTTLVNMTTAPPVPFLPESVHGKPVIAVGGCWSGDLDAGEAATAPFRSLGTVIADVFAANPYAGWQQALDPLYPRGVHNYFRSAFLRAADDVSVRVLLDSFAALPNAMTEIHVHHLGGAVGRVPAEATAFAVRDQEFIVNVIARTPTAEGFADVVEWARGVTSALGPDAAAYVNFTGEANSTLVRASYPADTYRRLVGLKNEYDPTNLFRLNQNIAPTV, translated from the coding sequence GTGACAACGACGCAGACTGGGCCGACCCGCATCGGCGAGGCCACCATCGCCGAGTTCGCCGTCGGCCTGCGCGGCACGGTCGTCCGGCCAGGGGACGCGGACTACGACCACGAACGCAGTATCTGGAACGGGGCCCACGACCGGCGCCCGACGCTCATCGCACGCTGTGCGGGGGTGGCAGATGTGATCCGCACGGTCGATCTCGCGCGCAGCGAGGGGTTGCCGTTGTCGGTTCGCGGCGGCGGCCATTCGATTCCCGGGTTTTCCACCGTCGACGACGGTATTGTGCTTGACCTTTCGCTGATGAAGGGGGTCCAGGTGGACCCTGCCCGCCGCCGCGTGGCGGCACAGGCAGGGTGTACCTGGAAGGACGTGGATGCGGAGACCCAGCAATTCGGGCTTGCTGTGACCGGCGGCCTGGTGTCCTCGACCGGCATCGCCGGCTTCACCACCGGCGGCGGCATCGGCTGGCTCGTGCGCAAGCACGGGCTGGCCAGCGACAACATGGTGGGCGCCGACGTCGTCACCGCTGACGGGCAGTTTATTCATGCCAGTGCCGACGAGAACCCCGATTTGTTCTGGGGACTGCGCGGCGGCGGCGGAAATTTCGGTGTGGTGACGTCCTTCGACTATCAATTGCACGAGGTGGGACCTATCGTCCTTTCCGGCCTGGTTTTCTACCCCGCAGAAGAGGCGGAGCAGGTATGGCGCGGCTATCGGGCGGCCTGCGCGGCGGCCCCCGATGAGCTGACAACGCTGGTCAATATGACCACGGCGCCGCCCGTCCCGTTCCTGCCAGAATCAGTGCACGGCAAGCCAGTCATCGCTGTGGGAGGGTGCTGGTCCGGCGATCTCGATGCCGGTGAGGCCGCCACCGCGCCCTTCCGGTCATTGGGCACGGTCATCGCCGATGTCTTCGCGGCCAACCCGTACGCGGGGTGGCAGCAGGCGCTCGATCCGCTCTACCCGCGGGGCGTGCACAACTATTTCCGCTCGGCATTTCTGCGCGCCGCCGACGACGTCTCCGTGCGCGTGCTGCTGGACTCGTTTGCGGCATTGCCCAACGCCATGACCGAGATTCACGTGCACCACCTTGGCGGCGCGGTCGGCCGGGTTCCGGCCGAGGCAACGGCCTTCGCAGTCCGCGACCAAGAATTCATCGTCAATGTTATTGCGCGGACGCCGACGGCGGAAGGCTTCGCGGATGTCGTCGAATGGGCCCGGGGCGTGACGTCCGCGCTCGGTCCGGATGCGGCGGCCTACGTGAATTTCACGGGTGAAGCGAATTCGACGCTCGTCCGGGCGTCTTACCCGGCGGATACCTACCGGCGGCTCGTGGGACTGAAGAACGAATACGACCCGACCAATCTGTTCCGGTTGAACCAGAACATCGCCCCCACGGTATGA